One Glycine soja cultivar W05 chromosome 2, ASM419377v2, whole genome shotgun sequence genomic region harbors:
- the LOC114371107 gene encoding RING-H2 finger protein ATL58-like, with the protein MEPQRFSTILVSELLEEDDESVTLMPGDIFKFSVHVYYRPINPGTRIRGSLVHRSPSRCIPCHNFFQEGREFFRRMLWRVPLYVESPEDIIENLMSTIGERFLHVDAAASPSPPPPSSESPHREIPFELTILILDTFNLELHAALVEESMLSFKMIPASNEAIETLLKKSTVMTRSESPCSICLEDLEINDECGTMPCKHVFHSQCIVTWLQTSHMCALCRYPLPFKKDCD; encoded by the coding sequence ATGGAACCACAAAGATTCTCTACTATTCTCGTATCGGAGTTGTTGGAAGAGGATGATGAGAGTGTGACCCTTATGCCTGGTGATATTTTCAAATTCAGCGTTCATGTTTACTATCGCCCTATCAATCCAGGTACTCGGATCCGAGGAAGCTTAGTTCACCGCTCTCCTTCTCGATGCATACCCTGCCACAATTTCTTCCAAGAGGGGAGAGAATTCTTTAGGAGAATGTTGTGGCGCGTACCCCTCTATGTGGAATCTCCTGAGGATATAATAGAAAACCTCATGTCTACCATCGGAGAACGGTTCTTGCATGTTGATGCCGCTgcttctccttctcctcctcctccttcttcaGAATCTCCACACCGAGAGATTCCTTTCGAATTGACCATTCTCATATTAGATACTTTTAATCTCGAACTGCATGCAGCTTTGGTGGAAGAGTCTATGCTGAGTTTCAAAATGATCCCAGCATCTAACGAAGCCATCGAAACGTTGTTGAAGAAATCTACGGTTATGACACGGAGCGAGAGTCCTTGTTCTATCTGCTTGGAAGATTTGGAAATCAATGATGAGTGCGGCACAATGCCATGCAAGCATGTGTTTCATTCACAGTGTATTGTGACCTGGCTGCAAACAAGTCATATGTGTGCCTTGTGTCGCTACCCTTTGCCGTTTAAAAAagattgtgattga